One genomic window of Cydia splendana chromosome 16, ilCydSple1.2, whole genome shotgun sequence includes the following:
- the LOC134798015 gene encoding probable H/ACA ribonucleoprotein complex subunit 1, whose protein sequence is MGTTADGEETDGATGAMGAAMGAAMGADMGADMGAAMEAASATVEGGEVLRYWLLFDYEEVESTVRMRCYESLISGYIRPAPLTTAHLSSVEDTMNSILCFALAICASIALTSAYPAAEPAQDISYIGLQEIVPVQAAADEETLQPEESRYKRHGWGGGWGRRGYGHGGWGRGWGYGGGWGHRGGWGYGGYGGGYGYGGGWGGGWYG, encoded by the exons ATGGGCACAACGGCGGATGGGGAGGAAACGGATGGGGCAACGGGGGCTATGGGGGCGGCTATGGGGGCGGCTATGGGGGCGGATATGGGGGCGGATATGGGGGCGGCTATGGAGGCGGCTTCGGCAACGGTGGAGGGTGGGGAGGTG TTGAGATACTGGTTGTTATTTGATTACGAAGAGGTCGAATCTACGGTGCGTATGCGATGCTATGAGTCACTCATCTCTGGATATATAAGACCTGCTCCACTGACCACGGCACACTTGTCATCTGTTGAGGACACCATGAACTCG ATACTCTGCTTCGCTCTCGCGATCTGCGCCAGCATAGCGCTTACATCGGCTTATCCCGCTGCCGAACCAGCCCAGGACATCTCCTACATAGGCCTGCAAGAAATAGTTCCCGTCCAAGCAGCGGCTGATGAGGAAACCCTGCAGCCAGAAGAATCACGCTATAAGCGCCACGGCTGGGGTGGCGGTTGGGGGCGTAGGGGCTATGGGCACGGCGGCTGGGGCCGAGGATGGGGTTACGGCGGCGGATGGGGGCATAGAGGCGGATGGGGATACGGGGGCTATGGGGGCGGTTACGGCTACGGCGGAGGGTGGGGTGGCGGTTGGTACGGCTAA